In Cherax quadricarinatus isolate ZL_2023a chromosome 77, ASM3850222v1, whole genome shotgun sequence, the DNA window cccattaaccaaccaaccagtcttaatgaccctcgtgtagtagataggggtgtgtgcaggtgtgtggggtttatctggagtttatctggagagagttccgggggtcaacgcccccgcggcccggtctgtgaccaggcctccttaggtcagtgtcccaggatgcgacccacaccagtcgactaacacccaggtacccattttactgatggggaacatagacaacaggtggaaagaaactcgtccaatgtttctactctggctgggaatcgaacccaggccctcaccgtgtgaagcgagagcgttgtgggcgtgggcgtgggcgtggacgtgggcgtgggcgtgggcgtgggcgtgggcttGGACGTGGGCGTGGAGTGTGGGGGTATGAGAGAGGTAGTGGACACAGCTACTACCCCAGGCTGTTGGTCTTTCCTATTCCGTTACTAGCGTTAATTCAGTTAATTCCGTTACTTCCTACTCGTGTTGTTTGTTAataatttacaagctaagatattttatccttcctcagctcatttacaagctaagatgcattatccttcctcagctcatttacaagctaagatgcattatccttcctcagctcatttacaagctaagatgcattatccttcctcagctcatttacaagctaagatgcattatccttcctcagctcatttacaagctaagatgcattattcttcctcagattatttacaagctaagatgcattatccttcctcagctcatttacaagctaagatgcattattcttcctcagattatttacaagctaagatgcattattcttcctcagattatttacaagctaagatgcattattcttcctcagattatttacaagctaagatgcattattcttcctcagattatttacaagctaagttcCGAGGATTTCAGATATAAATGCAACAATGTTTCTAGATGTAAATTTTGATGTTTATTTACGTCTGCAgatgacgctgctgctgctgctcctgctgttggagTCTGCGTCTGGAGACGCCGGGAGAGGCTGGGAGACGCTGGGAGATGCTGGAAGAGATAGGGAGGAGAGATATTTCTTCGTCAACCCATCTTATCCTTTAGCACTgagtgagtctctctctctctctctctctctctctctctctctctctctctctctctctctctctctctctctctctctctctctctctctctctctctctctctctgacagtaTATAGAttagctttataagagagctgacaGTTTAAGGAGAAGGTTTATAGGGATGCTGatcctatatatttttttttccattttgtcAGCTTTCCTGCTGTTCATGCCGCTGTCAATTGCCCTGCCAACACTGGCTCCTGTAAATGGTCGGTCCTTCGGGATCCTGAAGGATCCTGAGGTGAGGGCCGAGGATCTCTACTGGGATCCTGCCTATATAGGATCCTTGAGCAGACTGTCTACCTACTTTGATCATCTGGAGGTAACTTGAGTGGTTGTGAGATAGATAGATGGAGGTGGTGGGCTTATGATTGTGGtttttgtagtagtggtagtaggggtggtggtagcagtagtagtagctgttgtaatagtaatagcaacagtagtagtagtagtagtagtaatagtagaattagcagtagtagcagcagtagcagtagtattggtagtagtagtagtagtagcagtagtagtagtagtagtagtagtagtagtagtagtagtagtagtagtagtagtagcaatagttgtagtagtagtatacatacattgagagacatacacctcacagtgtgtatacactgagagacatacacctcacagtgtgtacacattgagagacatacacctcacagtgtatatacactgagagacatacacctcacggtgtgtatacactgagagacatacacctcacagtgtatatacactgagagacatacacctcacagtgtatatacactgagagacatacacctcacagtgtgtacacattgagagacatacacctcacagtgtatatacactgagagacatacacctcacagtgtgtacacattgagagacatacacctcacagtgtatatacactgagagacatacacctcacagtgtgtacacattgagagacatacacctcacagtgtatatacactgagagacatacacctcacagtgtatatacactgagagacatacacctcacggtgtgtatacactgagagacatacacctcacagtgtatacacattgagagacatacacctcacagtgtgtacacattgagagacatacacctcacagtgtatatacactgagagacatacacctcacagtgtatatacactgagagacatacacctcacagtatatacactgagagacatacacctcacagtgtatatacactgagagacatacacctcacagtgtatacatattgagagacatacacctcacagtgtatatacactgagagacatacacctcacagtgtatatacactgagagacatacacctcacagtgtatatacactgagagacatacacctcacagtatatacactgagagacatacacctcacagtatatacactgagagacatacacctcacagtatatacactgagagacatacacctcacagtatatacactgagagacatacacctcacagtatatacactgagagacatacacctcacagtatatacactgagagacatacacctcacagtatatacactgagagacatacacctcacagtatatacactgagagacatacacctcacagtatatacactgagagacatacacctcacagtgtatatacactgagagacatacacctcacagtgtatatacactgagagacatacacctcacagtgtatatacactgagagacatacacctcacagaatatacactgagagacatacacctcacagtgtatatacactgagagacatacacctcaatgtgtatatacactgagagacatacacctcacagtatatacactgagagacatacacctcacagtgtatatacactgagagacatacacctcacagtgtatatacactgagagacatacacctcacagtatatacactgagagacatacaccttacagtgtatatacactgagagacatacacctcacagtgtatatacactgagagacatacacctcacagtatatacactgagagacatacacctcacagtgtatatacactgagagacatacacctcacagtatatacactgagagacatacacctcacagtgtatatacactgagagacatacacctcacagtgtatatacactgagagacatacacctcacagtgtatatacactgagagacatacacctc includes these proteins:
- the LOC128702018 gene encoding uncharacterized protein, with protein sequence MFLDVNFDVYLRLQMTLLLLLLLLESASGDAGRGWETLGDAGRDREERYFFVNPSYPLALTFLLFMPLSIALPTLAPVNGRSFGILKDPEVRAEDLYWDPAYIGSLSRLSTYFDHLELPVLSCQERLICELTADPDTFFPISQIFMKEIRLTKGPVNTTTDCLMFRYVSAAGAGLISPREKCASTYPRCQLPAVRVINMAVLRLWQFLSAKFNIHLA